From one Aquipuribacter sp. SD81 genomic stretch:
- a CDS encoding type I restriction-modification system subunit M — protein MITGELKSKIDRVWDAFWSGGISNPLEVIEQVTYLLFIRRLDDMQTLTERKARVTKAPVENPMFLPGQAHLRWSQLKNAAPDVMHKTIADEVFPFLRDMGDGTTYSEHMKDARFTIPTPALLSKVVDMLDDIPMADRDTNGDLYEYLLSKIASAGVNGQFRTPRHIIELMVKMTAPQPRDEICDPACGTAGFLIAASEFVRDTHADALLDSAQRKHFHASMFHGYDFDSTMLRIGSMNMLLHGIESPDIRYRDSLSEGAAGDADKYTLILANPPFAGSLDYEATAKDLQRIVKTKKTELLFLALFLKLLKPGGRAAVIVPDGVLFGSSRAHKALRKTLVEDQKLDAVVKLPSGVFRPYAGVSTAILFFTKTNSGGTDNVWFYDVRADGFSLDDKRNPIGANDLPDVASRWLSLSKPDSPERGRARTEQSFLVPKADIVAQGYDLSLNRYKEIVHNEIEHRAPLDIIADIETLEDEITTGLAELKAMLP, from the coding sequence GTGATCACTGGCGAGTTGAAGAGCAAGATCGACCGCGTCTGGGACGCCTTCTGGTCTGGCGGCATCAGCAATCCGCTCGAGGTCATTGAGCAGGTCACCTACCTGCTGTTCATCCGCCGCCTCGACGACATGCAGACCCTGACCGAGAGAAAGGCGCGGGTCACGAAGGCGCCGGTCGAGAACCCGATGTTCCTGCCCGGCCAGGCCCACCTGCGCTGGAGCCAGTTAAAGAACGCCGCCCCCGACGTCATGCACAAGACCATCGCCGACGAGGTCTTCCCGTTCCTGCGGGACATGGGTGACGGCACTACCTACAGCGAGCACATGAAAGACGCGCGCTTCACCATCCCGACTCCGGCGTTGCTGTCCAAGGTCGTCGACATGCTCGACGACATCCCGATGGCCGATCGCGACACCAACGGCGACTTGTACGAGTACCTGCTCTCCAAGATTGCCTCCGCGGGTGTCAACGGCCAGTTCCGCACCCCGCGCCACATCATCGAACTGATGGTGAAGATGACCGCACCTCAGCCGCGCGACGAGATCTGCGACCCGGCGTGCGGGACAGCCGGCTTCCTCATCGCCGCCAGCGAGTTCGTTCGCGACACCCACGCCGACGCGCTGCTCGACTCGGCGCAGCGCAAGCACTTCCACGCCTCGATGTTCCACGGCTACGACTTCGACTCCACGATGCTCCGGATCGGCAGCATGAACATGCTCCTGCACGGCATCGAGTCACCCGACATCCGCTACCGCGACTCTCTCTCCGAAGGCGCTGCGGGAGACGCCGACAAGTACACGCTCATCCTCGCCAACCCGCCCTTCGCCGGATCGCTGGACTACGAGGCCACCGCCAAGGACCTCCAGCGCATCGTCAAGACCAAGAAGACCGAGCTGCTCTTCTTGGCACTATTCCTGAAGCTGCTCAAGCCCGGGGGCCGCGCGGCCGTCATCGTCCCGGACGGCGTTCTGTTCGGATCGAGCAGGGCGCACAAGGCACTGCGCAAGACGCTCGTCGAGGACCAGAAGCTCGACGCCGTCGTGAAACTCCCGTCGGGTGTGTTCCGCCCCTACGCTGGCGTCTCGACTGCGATCCTGTTTTTCACCAAGACCAACTCCGGCGGCACCGACAACGTCTGGTTCTACGACGTCCGCGCCGATGGGTTCAGCCTCGACGACAAGCGCAACCCGATCGGGGCCAACGACCTCCCCGACGTCGCGAGTCGTTGGTTGAGCTTGTCGAAACCAGACTCGCCAGAGAGGGGCCGGGCCCGCACCGAGCAGTCCTTCCTCGTCCCCAAGGCTGACATCGTCGCCCAGGGCTACGACCTCTCATTGAACCGCTACAAGGAGATCGTTCACAACGAGATTGAGCACCGCGCCCCGCTCGACATCATCGCCGACATCGAAACTCTCGAAGACGAGATCACCACGGGCCTCGCCGAGCTGAAGGCGATGCTCCCGTGA